GAGAGCCCTGCAGTCGGCGGAGACGGTGCCCCTATACACTTCCGCTACGGAAACCCCTTGATCTCTAACCCAATGGAGGCTAAGCACCTTTTGGCTTTCTCCCTTTTGTAGCAACGGTTTTACCACTTGGCTTTCGATCATGAACCTGTTGGCGAGACCATTAATAAAGGCAATGGCTGCACGGGTAGATCCTACCTTCAGTTTACGTATTACTAAGTCAGCACTATTTCCTAACAGGGACTGGATCGTTTGTAAATTGGTTTCCAGTGCAGAGGAAACGGGAATTCGGGATTGGGCTGGTGGGACCGAACCTGACGATTGCGCTGGTCGACCATATCCCTTAGCCTGGCGGATCATTCGCCTTAAATATCTTAAAGTAGTCACCCTTTCGATCACCGATCTTATTTTGCCGTAGCCAGGTAAGAGTATACAAAAGATGCAATAAGTTGGCCTGTTGGGGAAAAATAGGTGACAAGGAGGTCAAGGCGGCATGCGCGAGGAGGGCAGAATTAGTCCTGGTCAGTTCTCTGTACTGCTGGCCAGTTTATTAATCGGAACCTCAACCTTATTAATGCCGCTAGGCCCAGCTGGGCGCGATGCGTGGATCTCCTTGATTGTTGCCACTATCTTAGGCCTAGGTGCATTGAAGCTATGGCTGGCTTTGAGCCTTCGGCTACCAGGACAGACCCTGGTAGGGACCGCCCGCCACCTACTGGGGCGTTGGCTGGGTAGCCTCGTGAGCTTGGGTTATCTGTGGTTCTTCCTTCATTTAACCTCGCTGGTAATCCGCAATATCGGCGAGCTCTATGTGACCGCAATCATGCCGGCGACCCCGATACTAGTATTTGCTATAGTGCTGGTCGGCCTCTGCGCTTGGACCCTATCCTATGGCATTGAGGTGCTAGCCCGCTGCGCCCAAATATTGCTGCCGTGGCTGGTAGTTACAATTATGACCTTAGATTTCCTCGCCATAATTACCCCTAACCTGGCCCATCCCGAGCAACTGCAGCCAATCCTGGAAAGCGGGTGGCTGCCAGTATTGCGGGGAGGATGGGCAAGCTTTGCCTTCCCGTTCGGGGAAGCCATACTATTGGGAATGGTATTCCCTTTAGTCAATCGCCTCCCGCAAACCGCTCGCACCAGCATATGGGCTTTGGGACTAATAGGAGCATTACTGACGCTAACCCAAATCAGGAACATTGTAGTGTTGGGTCCCGCCGAAGCCCGTCGCAGCGTATTTACCACCTATTTGGTAGTAAGGGAAATTAACCTAGCTGATTTTGTGCAGCGGCTGGACGCTCTGGTCATCTTTGTCTGGACCTTCGGGACTTATTTGAAGGCCACCCTGGGCTACTACGCCCTGGCCTTAGGGACTGCTGAACTGCTCAACCTTAGGGACTATCGCCCGCTGCTGGTTCCTTTGGGGATTATCATCGTTTCTTTAAGTATTCTGGTTTACGACAATATCATCCACATGCTTACCTTTGCTTTTACCGAATGGCCAGTCTACGCCCCGATCTTTGAGGTGTTGATCCCAGCTCTAATGCTCGTCGTAGCTGCGGCCCGAGGCATAGGCTCCAAGCCAGCCAAAGATAACCGCTAAGTTAACGCCGTGTGGCAGACCAGTCGTAAAACAAAAGTTCCCTCCTGCTCATGAAGGGAACTGGTGGGCACGGCAGGGATTGAACCTGCGACCTCTTGAATGTGAGTCAAGCGCTCTCCCACTGAGCTACGCGCCCTTATCTATTCACCGACGAGGATATTCTAACACAGCCCCACCCCTGAATCAAGAGCACAAAAACTCCCGCCAAGCTCACCGGGGTCCCCCAAGGCTAGTTGGTTTTTAGGTGGTAGCGGTGTTGGCGCATATAATGGAAGGCCTCAACTTCTTCGAGGGGCACCCGGCTGCCAATGCGAGCAGTAAGCATATTGGCCGGGTGAGAACAGATATCTGGGTCGTTAGTAGGGTATTGGACAAGCCCCACCCGGTCCATAACCTTCTTCATGATATGGCGGTAATCCCATACCGACAGGCCCGAACCCTTGAGATCCCAGGACCAGTAATATTCGGTGGAAAAAATAATGTAATCCTCGATCCAGTCGTTGCCAAAGGCAACCCGGTGCAAAGCGTGACCTAGGCCAAACCCCCTCCAGGCCGGCGCCACCTCGATACCCCCCAATTCCAACAGCGAAGGAGCAGCTTGGGTGTCCCAGCCCTCGATCGGTTCCGGGACATGGAAGGTCATATAGCCAACAATAACATCTTGATGCTGGACGATGTAAATGCGGCTTCCTGCCCGCAGAGCAATGTTGATTAGGGCTTGATGTTGGCGTTGGGCAGGACGAAAATGGCTTAGGGTAGGATCCATTCGAAGGGTGCGTAACTTTTCTGGACAAATTGGGCCCCAAACTTGAACTACCCCTGCCGGAGTCTCATACCATTCCGAGGCAATTGGCTCCCCGCCACCGCTTGCCGGCGTTCTTGCCTTTATCGCCTCGGGAAACTCGGTACGCATATTCCCGCCCCCCGAATGAATGCTTCTAACCAAGCCCACCTTCATTATATAGCATGGTTTGGGCTTGTGCAATCCTTCACAAAATATTTTACAAATCCTAGAAGCGCAACCATTGCTAATAATTCAGCTATTTGACCAGGCTCAATTGGCTGCTTGGTCCGTCTTGTTCGCTTCGCCTGCTCGAACCACTCGGCCCACTTACTTAGCTTTGGCTGCTTGCTTTGCTTGGCTCGCTTGGGCCGCATTGGCCGTTCCAGCTCTTCCCGCCCCTTTTTCGTTCCTTACCTCTTTCCCGAAGCTGGTAGCGAAGCTCTCTAGGGCTGATTCCCAAAAGCTGGGCCGCAGCTCGCTGATCCCCCATGCATTCTTTCAAAGCCTGGGTGATTAGCGCTTTCCCCACTTCCAATTCCGCCTTTCGCAATTTCTCCATCAACTGCTCAAACGGGAAGCCTTTAGTAAGATCAACACTACCTAAAAAGGCTTTAATGGCGCTCTGCCAGGCTTGATCCAAGACCTCTAGCGCTTTCTGATGGCTATCAGCCAGGGGCTGAGCTTCACCCGCCTGGCCTGCATCTTTCGCGCCGGTAGCGCCCTTATCCGTCTCCCCTGCTCCCTCTCGAGGAAGCTTCCCGAGTTCAGCTCCAGGCGCCATTGATTGACCTAATCCTTCGGCGGCCTGGCCAGATCCAGATTCCGTCTCCTCCTCTTGATAATCCTTACCTCCCCCACCACCAGGAACAAGCAGCTTGCGCCGACTAATCTTGGGTGGTAGATGGCGGGAGTAGATCACCCGGTTTTCGCTTAGGGCCACTGCTTGAGCCACAGCATTGGCTAGCTCCCGAACATTGCCGGGCCAATCGTATTCCTGCATGAGCTGCATGGCCTCCGGCGAAAACCGGATGGGCTGACCCTCGCGCCCGGGACCTTCAGCTCGACGCTGGCGGGCAAAATACTCAACCAGGACGGGAATATCCTCGCGGCGCTCGCGCAGAGGAGGAATGTACAAGGAGGCTACGTCGAGACGGTAGAAGAGGTCGTCACGAAAGCGCTTGGCCTGCACTTCGTCTTGAAGATCGGTATTGGTGGCAGCAATGATACGCACATCGGTGACTAGCGGCTTTTCGCCTCCCACTCGGAAGAACTCACCGGTTTCCAAAACCCGCAGTAGTTTTACCTGAATGGAAAGGCTGGCGGCCCCGATTTCGTCCAAGAACAAAGTTCCATGGTTGGCCATTTCAAAAACGCCCCGTCTGAGGCCAGTAGCCCCGGTAAAGCTGCCTCGCTCATGGCCAAACAGCTCACTCTCCAAGAGAGTTTCGGTGAAGGCCCCGCAGTTGACCGCCACCATGGGCTGGTGAGCGCGCTTGCTCACCCCGTGGATAAAACGAGCCAGCACCTCTTTGCCGGTTCCGGTTTCGCCCTGGATGAGGACAGTTATGTCCTTTTGGGCAATCTTCTTAGCAGTGGCCACCAGGTTGCGCAT
This is a stretch of genomic DNA from Clostridia bacterium. It encodes these proteins:
- a CDS encoding endospore germination permease — its product is MREEGRISPGQFSVLLASLLIGTSTLLMPLGPAGRDAWISLIVATILGLGALKLWLALSLRLPGQTLVGTARHLLGRWLGSLVSLGYLWFFLHLTSLVIRNIGELYVTAIMPATPILVFAIVLVGLCAWTLSYGIEVLARCAQILLPWLVVTIMTLDFLAIITPNLAHPEQLQPILESGWLPVLRGGWASFAFPFGEAILLGMVFPLVNRLPQTARTSIWALGLIGALLTLTQIRNIVVLGPAEARRSVFTTYLVVREINLADFVQRLDALVIFVWTFGTYLKATLGYYALALGTAELLNLRDYRPLLVPLGIIIVSLSILVYDNIIHMLTFAFTEWPVYAPIFEVLIPALMLVVAAARGIGSKPAKDNR
- a CDS encoding GNAT family N-acetyltransferase, with product MASEWYETPAGVVQVWGPICPEKLRTLRMDPTLSHFRPAQRQHQALINIALRAGSRIYIVQHQDVIVGYMTFHVPEPIEGWDTQAAPSLLELGGIEVAPAWRGFGLGHALHRVAFGNDWIEDYIIFSTEYYWSWDLKGSGLSVWDYRHIMKKVMDRVGLVQYPTNDPDICSHPANMLTARIGSRVPLEEVEAFHYMRQHRYHLKTN
- a CDS encoding spore germination protein, with translation MTTLRYLRRMIRQAKGYGRPAQSSGSVPPAQSRIPVSSALETNLQTIQSLLGNSADLVIRKLKVGSTRAAIAFINGLANRFMIESQVVKPLLQKGESQKVLSLHWVRDQGVSVAEVYRGTVSADCRAL
- a CDS encoding sigma-54-dependent Fis family transcriptional regulator yields the protein MAREVQVLVVDDEVEVLNFFRHLLSRRNYRVYVSESGARALELVKGSESPGSFDLALIDLKLPDMDGLFLLQQIKNIQPSCEVIIMTGYSAIRSAVQAIQMGAYDYIEKPFEIIDDLEELIERALRLEAVEAELGEIVSRFGFVVGRSAAMRNLVATAKKIAQKDITVLIQGETGTGKEVLARFIHGVSKRAHQPMVAVNCGAFTETLLESELFGHERGSFTGATGLRRGVFEMANHGTLFLDEIGAASLSIQVKLLRVLETGEFFRVGGEKPLVTDVRIIAATNTDLQDEVQAKRFRDDLFYRLDVASLYIPPLRERREDIPVLVEYFARQRRAEGPGREGQPIRFSPEAMQLMQEYDWPGNVRELANAVAQAVALSENRVIYSRHLPPKISRRKLLVPGGGGGKDYQEEETESGSGQAAEGLGQSMAPGAELGKLPREGAGETDKGATGAKDAGQAGEAQPLADSHQKALEVLDQAWQSAIKAFLGSVDLTKGFPFEQLMEKLRKAELEVGKALITQALKECMGDQRAAAQLLGISPRELRYQLRERGKERKRGGKSWNGQCGPSEPSKASSQS